Proteins co-encoded in one Bifidobacteriaceae bacterium genomic window:
- a CDS encoding DUF4043 family protein, with protein sequence MAFTKFGELQPEQITNWNRVLWKNARNKSWLNTVLGTSANSVVQHVKELTVNGKGARAAITLVPDGENDGVAGDRNLEGRESALTSVAQYITIDQLAAAHINKGVMDDQRTIVNFRVQARDALEYWLSDRIDQLAFLTLAGIDYKYRPDGSERPIGDPDVVTELHLLDFAQDVSPPTERRRIRWAKNTADSDGALVVGGVSGDVVATDTITWNMIVRLKAWAHSNYIKPVRGPNGEDLYHLYVPPFVLADLKLDPAYMQAVTHAAQRGDKNKLFSGGILPVDGIYVHEHRWAPSTIRAPAGSKYGSTGNIDGAQLLFCGAQALAFADLDSVNWCEKKFDYDRRKGISAGRIIGFKKPLFPNRYTNGQSEDHGVVSVYVATKGA encoded by the coding sequence ATGGCCTTTACTAAATTCGGGGAGCTCCAGCCCGAACAAATCACGAACTGGAACCGCGTCCTTTGGAAGAACGCGCGCAATAAAAGCTGGCTGAACACAGTGTTGGGCACAAGCGCCAACAGCGTGGTTCAGCACGTCAAAGAACTCACGGTCAATGGCAAGGGCGCTCGCGCTGCGATTACGCTCGTGCCTGATGGCGAAAACGACGGCGTGGCGGGAGACCGCAACCTGGAAGGTCGCGAATCCGCGCTCACCAGCGTCGCCCAGTACATCACCATCGACCAACTCGCGGCCGCGCACATCAACAAAGGGGTGATGGACGATCAAAGAACGATCGTCAATTTCCGTGTGCAAGCCCGCGACGCCCTGGAGTACTGGCTCTCAGATCGTATCGATCAGCTCGCGTTCCTGACGCTGGCCGGCATCGATTACAAGTACCGTCCGGACGGCTCGGAGCGCCCCATCGGCGACCCGGATGTCGTGACCGAGCTTCACCTGCTCGATTTCGCCCAGGACGTGTCTCCTCCGACGGAACGTCGGCGGATTCGGTGGGCAAAGAACACCGCGGACTCTGATGGCGCGCTGGTGGTCGGCGGGGTCTCCGGCGACGTGGTCGCTACCGACACCATCACCTGGAACATGATCGTCCGGCTCAAAGCCTGGGCGCATTCCAATTACATCAAGCCCGTGCGCGGACCGAATGGCGAGGACCTGTACCACCTGTACGTCCCCCCGTTCGTCCTTGCGGATTTGAAGCTTGACCCGGCGTACATGCAGGCGGTGACGCACGCTGCGCAGCGGGGCGACAAGAACAAGCTGTTCTCCGGCGGCATCCTGCCCGTCGATGGCATCTACGTTCATGAGCATCGCTGGGCCCCGAGCACCATCCGCGCCCCAGCGGGCAGCAAGTATGGCTCCACGGGCAATATCGACGGCGCGCAGTTGCTGTTCTGCGGCGCGCAGGCCCTGGCATTCGCCGACCTGGATTCGGTCAATTGGTGCGAGAAGAAGTTCGACTATGACCGCCGCAAGGGCATCAGCGCGGGTCGGATCATCGGCTTCAAAAAGCCCCTGTTTCCGAATCGTTATACGAACGGACAGTCCGAAGACCACGGCGTTGTCTCCGTTTATGTCGCTACAAAAGGAGCGTAA
- the terL gene encoding phage terminase large subunit — MADFGDITLGDILRARAEEEAARLAAEAEAEAEAEAADAEAAAVAAALAPEPEPPPLPAPAAPIPTDPESWAPRKKTRKNKKREAEAAPEGEYKAPEYIPPTDPRQELAARTLCRRRLLPFVQRFRPAYLAGWVHDDICRRLERFLERVEAGHSPRLLLLCPPRSGKSELSSRHFPAWVLGKHPDWELIAASHSLTLSRSFSRYMRDLIRDPAYNSVFPDAVLDPSSQSIENWNMTAGGGYLAASNGSGITGRGCHILVLDDLLADMEAADSPVQRDALFEWYLSTAYTRLAPGGGVLGLMTHWHEDDWAGRIIAAAEAGGDKFEVVRYPAINEAGDEYIMPDDSIQQITPGLPVPEGARLTRRRGTAIHPERYSTEMMLAIRNNMIHGGQKRVWDALFQQNPLPDEGIYFNKGMIRDYGAAPARDDLFIYQAWDFAITLDTANDYTVGVTIGQDPSDNLYVLDLMRFRSDDGSFIIGTILDFAQKWNAGVLGVEDGHIWKSLMFQFTKECKARRYYPNHEVLRPLTDKLVRANALRGRMQQGKVYFPEEAPWRDELIRELLHFPSGQHDDQVDALAHSVRLTLTRSAPRIRDPQIKKQKSWIDLVRRATHTTRDHMAS; from the coding sequence ATGGCTGACTTCGGGGATATCACCCTCGGCGACATCCTGCGCGCTCGCGCCGAGGAAGAGGCCGCGCGCCTGGCCGCGGAGGCCGAGGCGGAGGCAGAAGCGGAAGCTGCGGATGCCGAGGCCGCGGCCGTGGCGGCAGCGCTGGCGCCGGAGCCGGAGCCGCCCCCGCTGCCAGCCCCCGCCGCGCCGATCCCCACCGACCCCGAGTCCTGGGCCCCGCGCAAGAAGACCCGCAAGAACAAGAAGCGGGAGGCCGAGGCCGCGCCCGAGGGCGAGTACAAGGCCCCGGAGTACATCCCGCCGACGGACCCCCGGCAAGAACTGGCCGCCCGGACGCTCTGCCGCCGCCGGCTCCTCCCGTTTGTCCAGCGCTTCCGGCCCGCGTACCTGGCCGGGTGGGTGCATGACGACATCTGCCGCCGTCTGGAGCGCTTCCTGGAGCGCGTCGAAGCGGGGCACTCGCCCCGGCTCCTGCTGCTCTGTCCGCCGCGCTCCGGCAAGTCCGAACTCTCCAGCCGCCACTTCCCCGCGTGGGTCCTGGGCAAGCACCCCGATTGGGAGCTGATCGCCGCGTCCCACTCCCTCACGCTCTCCCGCAGTTTCTCGCGCTACATGCGCGATCTCATCCGCGACCCCGCGTACAACTCCGTGTTCCCGGACGCAGTGCTCGACCCGAGCAGCCAATCGATTGAGAACTGGAACATGACGGCGGGCGGGGGGTATCTGGCTGCGTCTAATGGCAGTGGCATAACGGGACGCGGATGTCATATTCTGGTGCTTGACGATCTTCTCGCAGACATGGAGGCCGCGGACTCCCCGGTCCAGCGCGACGCCCTGTTCGAGTGGTACCTCTCCACCGCCTACACCCGGCTTGCGCCGGGGGGCGGGGTCCTGGGGCTGATGACGCACTGGCACGAAGACGACTGGGCCGGGCGCATCATCGCCGCAGCCGAAGCCGGGGGCGACAAGTTCGAGGTCGTGCGCTACCCCGCGATCAATGAAGCGGGCGATGAGTACATCATGCCGGATGACAGCATCCAGCAGATCACCCCCGGCTTGCCCGTCCCGGAGGGCGCGCGGCTGACCCGACGCCGCGGCACGGCCATCCACCCGGAGCGCTACTCCACGGAAATGATGCTGGCGATCCGCAACAACATGATCCACGGCGGGCAAAAACGCGTCTGGGACGCGCTTTTCCAGCAGAACCCACTCCCGGACGAGGGCATCTACTTCAATAAAGGCATGATCCGGGACTACGGCGCCGCGCCGGCCAGGGACGATCTCTTTATCTATCAGGCGTGGGACTTCGCCATCACCCTCGACACCGCCAACGACTACACGGTCGGTGTCACGATCGGCCAAGACCCCTCGGACAACCTCTACGTCCTCGACCTCATGCGTTTCCGCAGTGACGACGGGTCCTTCATCATCGGGACCATACTGGACTTCGCACAGAAGTGGAACGCGGGCGTCCTGGGCGTTGAGGACGGCCACATCTGGAAGTCCCTCATGTTCCAGTTCACGAAGGAGTGCAAGGCGCGCCGCTACTACCCGAACCACGAGGTCCTGCGCCCCTTGACTGACAAGCTCGTGCGCGCCAACGCCCTCCGGGGCCGGATGCAGCAGGGGAAAGTGTACTTCCCAGAAGAAGCCCCATGGCGCGACGAACTCATCCGGGAACTGCTCCATTTCCCCAGCGGGCAGCACGACGACCAAGTCGATGCCCTGGCCCACAGCGTGCGGCTGACGCTCACGCGCTCCGCCCCCCGCATCCGCGACCCGCAGATCAAGAAGCAAAAAAGCTGGATCGACCTCGTGCGCCGCGCAACCCACACAACCCGGGACCACATGGCCTCATGA
- a CDS encoding ribonucleotide-diphosphate reductase subunit beta has protein sequence MNTKPIKASDKRVVSGQGDINQLAPFKYPWAWEFFLTANRNHWAPTEINMGQDLHDYRHRLTPAERHLFENVLAYLTTSDILAMRNIGLAVMEKMTAPELQIYQARQVYEEALHTWTYQHCIETLNLEQGEIYNRYRVVPAIQGKIALANRRLEKILRSDLDLTDRATLHEFALSYLFFAGIFEGCWFYNGFSPIFALQRRGLMKGTAEQFQYIMRDEVLHCAFGLRVIRELMNEENLTLDPRAVAELWEEADAAEDAYARYILKDPILGYSADLHIGQFRFVANRRAGQLGLDTPFPGAQSVLPWLDEQANLRKEKNFLETRVAEYQTGGSLEWE, from the coding sequence ATGAATACCAAACCCATCAAGGCCAGCGACAAACGCGTCGTGAGCGGCCAGGGCGACATCAACCAACTCGCCCCCTTCAAGTACCCCTGGGCCTGGGAGTTCTTCCTGACGGCCAACCGCAACCACTGGGCCCCCACGGAGATCAACATGGGCCAGGACCTGCACGACTACCGCCACCGACTCACCCCGGCGGAACGACACCTGTTCGAGAACGTGCTGGCCTACCTCACCACCTCCGACATCCTCGCCATGCGGAACATCGGCCTGGCCGTCATGGAGAAGATGACCGCCCCGGAGCTCCAAATCTACCAGGCCCGGCAGGTCTACGAGGAGGCGCTGCACACCTGGACCTACCAGCACTGCATCGAGACTTTGAACCTGGAACAAGGGGAAATCTACAACCGCTACCGGGTCGTGCCCGCCATCCAGGGGAAGATCGCGCTTGCCAACCGGCGGCTGGAAAAAATCCTGCGCTCGGACCTGGACCTGACCGACCGGGCGACGCTGCATGAATTCGCCCTCTCCTACCTCTTTTTCGCCGGCATCTTCGAGGGCTGCTGGTTCTATAACGGCTTCTCCCCCATCTTCGCCCTGCAACGCCGGGGCCTCATGAAGGGCACGGCGGAACAGTTCCAGTACATCATGCGCGATGAGGTGCTGCACTGCGCCTTTGGTCTGCGCGTCATCCGCGAGCTGATGAACGAGGAGAACCTGACCCTGGACCCCCGGGCTGTAGCCGAGCTCTGGGAAGAAGCCGACGCCGCCGAGGACGCCTACGCCCGCTATATCCTGAAAGACCCGATCCTGGGCTACTCCGCGGACCTGCATATCGGCCAGTTCCGCTTCGTTGCCAACCGCCGCGCCGGCCAACTGGGGCTGGACACGCCGTTCCCCGGCGCGCAGTCCGTGCTGCCGTGGCTGGACGAACAGGCGAATTTGCGAAAAGAGAAGAACTTCCTGGAGACCCGCGTTGCGGAGTACCAGACAGGCGGGAGCCTGGAATGGGAGTGA
- a CDS encoding Bro-N domain-containing protein: protein MSNTDVVPNSFIFEDHQVRVVTDESGESWFNANDVCEILGYANPSKTLPDHVDGDDLTKREVIDTLGRTQQANHVNESGLYSLILGSSKPEAKRLKKWVTSEVLPSIRKTGGYVVRKAGVDALVTAIVNLGNFVATVPGVEPGIAAAATLNCVRTNTGIQIEDLRVALPALTGPDTSLNATKVGEALALGEGRRAAVLANRLLADAGLQFKNPRGEWELSSEGTRFASARPYSNKHSGYQILWKPEVAGLLREHLSAEETQAKGAEA from the coding sequence ATGAGTAACACAGATGTCGTACCAAACAGTTTTATCTTCGAGGACCACCAAGTCCGCGTCGTCACGGACGAGTCCGGAGAATCCTGGTTCAACGCCAATGACGTTTGCGAGATTTTGGGCTACGCGAACCCATCGAAGACACTGCCGGATCATGTCGATGGGGATGACCTAACGAAACGTGAGGTCATCGACACCCTAGGTAGGACGCAGCAAGCGAACCATGTCAACGAGTCCGGGCTGTACTCCCTGATCCTCGGCTCGTCCAAACCGGAAGCCAAGCGACTCAAGAAATGGGTCACGTCCGAGGTCCTCCCGTCCATCCGAAAGACCGGCGGATACGTCGTCAGGAAAGCCGGCGTCGATGCCCTCGTGACCGCGATTGTGAACCTCGGCAACTTCGTTGCGACGGTCCCAGGCGTGGAACCGGGGATCGCCGCCGCTGCAACGCTCAACTGCGTCCGCACCAATACGGGCATCCAGATCGAGGACCTGCGGGTTGCGCTTCCAGCCCTCACCGGGCCGGACACCTCTCTCAACGCGACGAAAGTTGGCGAGGCCCTCGCACTGGGCGAAGGCCGCCGGGCCGCGGTGCTCGCCAACCGGCTCCTGGCCGACGCTGGCTTACAGTTCAAGAACCCGCGCGGGGAATGGGAACTGTCCAGCGAGGGCACCCGGTTTGCGTCCGCGCGGCCCTACAGCAACAAACACAGCGGCTACCAGATTCTCTGGAAGCCGGAAGTCGCCGGGCTCTTGCGCGAACACCTCAGCGCGGAGGAAACGCAGGCGAAGGGGGCCGAAGCATGA